Proteins from a single region of Neodiprion virginianus isolate iyNeoVirg1 chromosome 4, iyNeoVirg1.1, whole genome shotgun sequence:
- the LOC124304027 gene encoding holocytochrome c-type synthase, with amino-acid sequence MGNTLTSASVAATEVISPVLQEPHVKSKPHVHKTFEGEPPPECPMHKPKPEQSTKIVSECPIANVADGDINPLNMMPAGNQQPAPDQPFPLPTERQVSSIPKASDEGSFWVYPSQQMFWNAMLRKGWRWKNDDLAPKDMDDIIKIHNANNEQAWQEVLKWEALHARECGNPRLRSFGGNATKYSPRARIRHWMGYELPFDRHDWIVDRCGKDVRYVIDYYDGGDVDEKYTFALLDVRPAMDSLDNIWDRMKVAWWRWRYSREDSNQQTTATQSG; translated from the exons GGGTAATACACTTACATCAGCTTCGGTCGCAGCTACGGAAGTGATATCACCAGTATTGCAAGAGCCTCATGTTAAATCCAAGCCACATGTTCACAAGACCTTTGAAGGCGAGCCTCCTCCAGAATGCCCCATGCATAAGCCTAAACCTGAACAGTCGACTAAAATTGTCAGTGAATGTCCCATAGCTAATGTTGCAGATGGTGACATTAATCCTCTTAATATG ATGCCTGCGGGTAATCAGCAGCCTGCACCCGATCAGCCTTTCCCACTGCCCACAGAGAGGCAAGTATCTTCAATCCCAAAGGCAAGTGATGAAGGTAGTTTCTGGGTGTACCCATCTCAACAGATGTTCTGGAATGCCATGTTGAGAAAAGGTTGGCGCTGGAAAAATGACGACTTGGCACCAAAAGATATGGATGACATAATCAAGATTCACAATGCTAATAACGAGCAGGCTTGGCAAGAGGTACTCAAGTGGGAAGCACTTCATGCTAGGGAATGCGGTAATCCCAGATTGCGAAGCTTTGGTGGCAATGCAACCAAATATTCTCCACGTGCTCGAATTCGCCACTGGATGGG GTATGAACTACCTTTCGATCGCCACGATTGGATTGTGGACCGATGTGGGAAAGATGTGAGATACGTAATTGATTATTACGATGGCGGAGacgttgatgaaaaatatacatttgcACTGCTAGACGTTAGGCCAGCAATGGATTCTTTAGACAACATTTGGGACAGAATGAAGGTGGCTTGGTGGCGCTGGAGATACAGTCGTGAGGATAGTAACCAGCAGACTACAGCAACCCAGTCAGGATAG